A single window of Sparus aurata chromosome 22, fSpaAur1.1, whole genome shotgun sequence DNA harbors:
- the si:dkey-119f1.1 gene encoding structural maintenance of chromosomes protein 6 yields the protein MSKRKSSSAGDKPHKRAKPVEEEDANDHDSDQEDHLRREQVPSAGEVVSDAGIVESITLKNFMCHSLLGPFTFGSNVNFVVGNNGSGKSAVLTALIVALGGNAQATNRGSSLKGFVKEGESSADVSITLRNKGRDAYKPDVYGTAIVVDLRITREGLRTYKLKSKSGLLVSNKKEELLSILDNFNIQVNNPVSVLTQEMSKYFLHSKGEGDKYKFFMKATQLDQMREDFVYIKTTKHLTEDKVEQHSECLKDLKRKYLEKEDRYKSLASLDEMHTKLEELQKQMAWALVAEVEKESEPMKEKLQSDRRSTEKFDEKVEEWKKKVEEAERKQKQSQEQVDGITQQLSELQSRCSVLKAEVQKRNATFKSSEITVHRCKANLRDLEKDKVQLSSRINDLKLSISQTTGVESQARMEQIQRIQAELESLTHHISTLGQQIDQYQHACSRAKEEQGKMRREQEMLQRSVDANRRNLQTMESSRSNRLRRFGEHVPALVNAIEEAYKKGQFKQKPRGPLGYHISLKDPEMALAVESCLKGQLQAFTCDNHEDERVLQGLMTRVLPRGRRPAIITSSFLPRVHDTRKRAVNHPEYPSVLQALEIEDPVVANCLIDQKGIESVLLIKNRTDARRVMQGRNPPQNCSQAFSKEGDQIFTNRTYTAEQTRANCLSGDVEEEIRHLQREMENQEAQANRFRQQMKKLDEGIKQNEVLLRRTHIEQKTCKDKATKLQLELTDLNNVEEPQSEDLKPLEEDLQEIVSKISSKRFEYEEARAQMAEHKAAYDTAEKEYKQHKELINTIAEEADSKKEDLSKTDQEVMRCKHHKKHYEEKRSAHLRNIQTLEANLESKEQELQTSVAKAKKISPERLEVRRTARSLDSEISRLKVKITTQQEQQGDREEVVRQYHEALENYKNMAQKMKNLNGFIKSLDNVMNHRLQVYAELRRFLSARCKYYFDSMLAQRGYTGSMTFDHKNETLSISVQPGQGNKADLSDMRSLSGGERSFSTVCFVLSLWAITEAPFRCLDEFDVYMDMVNRRISMDMMLKVAAGQRYRQFIFLTPQSMSSLPVSKLIRILRLKDPDRSQNNTQRTQEEDE from the exons ATGTCCAAAAGGAAAAGCAGCTCTGCCGGGGACAAGCCCCACAAACGGGCCAAAcctgtggaggaggaagatgcaAATGATCATGATAGTGACCAGGAAGATCATCTGcggagagaacag GTGCCCAGTGCTGGTGAGGTGGTGAGTGATGCTGGGATTGTGGAGAGCATCACACTGAAGAACTTCATGTGCCACTCTCTCCTCGGCCCATTCACGTTTGGGTCCAATGTCAACTTTGTTGTCGGCAACAATGGAA GTGGAAAGAGTGCTGTTCTGACAGCTCTCATAGTGGCCTTAGGCGGGAATGCACAGGCCACAAACAGAGGCTCATCTCTCAAGGGTTTTGTGAAAGAAGGAGAAAG CTCAGCGGATGTGTCGATCACCCTGCGGAACAAAGGAAGGGACGCTTACAAACCAGATGTGTACGGTACAGCCATCGTAGTAGACCTGAGAATCACACGCGAGGGGCTGAGAACCTACAAATTAAAAAGCAAATCTG GTCTACTTGtctcaaacaaaaaagaagaactcCTGTCCATCTTGGACAATTTTAATATACAG GTCAACAATCCTGTGTCAGTTCTCACTCAAGAGATGAGCAAATACTTCCTACACTCCAAAGGAGAAGGGGACAAATACAAG ttttttatgAAAGCTACTCAACTGGACCAGATGAGAGAGGACTTTGTTTACATCAAAACCACCAAACATCTCACAGAGGATAAAGTTGAACAACATAGTGAA TGCCTGAAAGACCTGAAGAGGAAATACCTAGAGAAAGAGGACCGTTACAAGAGCCTGGCTTCACTTGATGAAATGCACACAaaactggaggagctgcagaaacaAATGGCTTGGGCTTTG GTGGCTGAGGTGGAGAAGGAGTCAGAGCCAATGAAGGAGAAGCTGCAGTCGGACAGACGTTCTACCGAGAAATTTGATGAGAAGGTGGAAGAGTGGAAG AaaaaggtggaggaggctgagagGAAGCAAAAGCAGAGCCAGGAACAGGTGGACGGGATCACGCAGCAACTCTCGGAGCTCCAATCCAGATGTTCTGTGCTAAAGGCCGAGGTCCAGAAGCGAAATGCCACATTTAAGTCCAGTGAG ATCACTGTCCACAGATGCAAGGCCAACCTGAGGGACCTGGAAAAGGACAAAGTTCAGCTGTCCTCGAGGATAAATGATCTCAAGCTGAG CATCAGTCAGACGACCGGAGTGGAGAGCCAGGCCAGGATGGAGCAGATACAGCGGATACAGGCTGAGCTGGAAAGCCTAACACACCACATCTCCACTCTGGGTCAGCAGATTGACCAATATCAGCACGCCTGCAGCCGTGCCAAGGAGGAACAAGGGAAGATGAG GAGAGAGCAGGAAATGCTCCAGAGGAGCGTTGACGCCAACAGAAGGAACCTGCAGACTATGGAGAGCAGTCGTTCCAATCGCCTGCGGCGTTTTGGAGAGCATGTGCCTGCACTTGTCAACGCCATCGAGGAAGCCTACAAAAAGGGCCAGTTCAAACAGAAACCTCGAGGGCCCCTTG GTTACCATATAAGCCTGAAAGACCCAGAGATGGCCCTGGCTGTAGAGTCCTGTCTTAAAGGCCAGCTGCAGGCCTTTACTTGTGATAACCATGAGGATGAGAGGGTGCTGCAGGGGCTCATGACCCGAGTGTTGCCACGCGGCCGTAGACCTGCCATCATCACCAGCAGTTTTCTCCCACGTGTCCATGACACAAGAAAGAG GGCTGTGAATCACCCAGAGTACCCCTCCGTGCTTCAAGCTCTAGAAATTGAGGACCCAGTCGTGGCCAACTGCCTCATTGATCAAAAGGGCATAGAGAGCGTTCTACTCATTAAG AATCGTACAGATGCTCGGAGAGTGATGCAAGGCAGAAACCCTCCTCAGAACTGTTCCCAGGCCTTCTCCAAGGAGGGAGATCAGATCTTCACTAACCGCACTTATACCGCTGAGCAGACCAGAGCCAACTGCCTCTCGGGAGATGTTGAGGAGGAGATcag GCATCTgcagagggagatggagaaCCAAGAAGCTCAGGCGAATCGCTTCCGTCAACAGATGAAAAAATTGGATGAAGGCATCAAACAGAATGAAGTGCTGCTGAGACGAACCCATATAGAGCAAAAGACATGCAAA GACAAGGCCACAAAGCTGCAGCTGGAGCTGACAGACCTAAATAATGTGGAGGAGCCACAATCAGAGGACCTCAAACCCCTG GAGGAAGATCTTCAGGAGATTGTTTCGAAGATCTCATCCAAACGCTTCGAGTATGAAGAGGCGCGAGCTCAGATGGCGGAGCACAAGGCTGCCTATGATACTGCAGAGAAGGAATACAAACAGCACAAAGAGCTGATCAACACCATTGCCGAGGAAGCAGACTCAAAGAAG GAAGATCTGAGCAAGACCGATCAGGAGGTGATGAGGTGCAAGCATCACAAGAAACACTATGAGGAGAAACGCAGTGCCCATCTCCGCAACATACAGACCCTCGAAGCTAACCTGGAAAGCAAAGAGCAGGAACTTCAG ACATCTGTAGCCAAGGCAAAGAAAATCTCTCCGGAGCGTCTGGAGGTTCGACGGACAGCCAGGAGTCTTGACAGTGAGATCAGCCGTCTCAAGGTTAAGATCACAACCCAGCAGGAACAACAGGGGGACCGCGAGGAGGTTGTGAG GCAGTATCACGAGGCTCTGGAGAACTACAAGAACATGGCACAGAAAATGAAGAACCTCAACGGCTTCATTAAGAGTCTGGACAATGTCATGAACCATAGACTTCAGGTTTACGCTGAGCTCAGGAG GTTCCTCTCAGCCCGCTGTAAATACTACTTCGACAGCATGCTGGCTCAGAGAGGCTACACTGGAAGTATGACCTTCGACCACAAGAACGagaccctctccatctca GTGCAGCCGGGCCAAGGAAACAAGGCTGACTTGAGTGACATGCGCTCCTTGTCCGGAGGCGAGCGCTCATTCTCCACTGTTTgctttgttctctctctttggGCCATCACTGAGGCGCCTTTCCGCTGCCTTGACGAGTTCGACGTTTACATG GACATGGTGAACAGGAGGATATCAATGGACATGATGCTGAAGGTGGCTGCTGGTCAGCGCTACAGACAGTTCATCTTCCTCACCCCACAGAGCATGAG